The Oncorhynchus tshawytscha isolate Ot180627B linkage group LG02, Otsh_v2.0, whole genome shotgun sequence genome contains the following window.
taaacacacacacagagacagttcatGAATCAGATCAccgttacagatgtaggatcttaatttgagccagtttgcttcagcaggaaaataaacctgcagcaataggaaatgtgaattattatgtggattattttTTAAGGACAGTTCTGtagtggttgatacatttttcgttagggcaaatctaGTCTGAAATGTCAGAGTGGAAATTAACTTTAGAAGCAATTTTAAACTTTTCATACTTACTACTGGGGGGAAGTAGTTGACTGCTACTTGTCCTCTTCATCAACCTTTCTTTAggcttctcttcttctctgtacTTCTTCAGCTCTTCTTCCTTTTCCTTCAActctgttttgtatttctgtttcaGTCTGTCCTCTCGGTCTTCATACATCCTTCTCAGCTCGGTCACTTCCCTTGGCATTTTCTCCATCAGTTCATAGTATACTTGGGGGATTAAGAATTCTTCACAGTTTTCTGCTACCATGGCGTCTATCTTTATCAGGAGCTCAGAAATCTGGGGAGGAGAATTGCCACACTCAAGGAGATGGTGTCTGTCCCCACATTTCACTAGAATACTTTTTGCTCTGTCGATCATCTGATTCTGTTCAATGGATGTGCATTTCTCCTCAGCCTCACTGACAAACAAGACCATGGTAAACTTCCATGCCCTAACTGACAATAGCTCCATGTGATACCGAATCGCCTTTCTTTCTGCGGATGAGAGCGGGTCGCCCATGGGCACCACCAGAAGAAGAGCATGGGGTCCTGGAGGACATAGGGTCACACTATTCTTAATTTCTTGTTTGATATGTGTGGACGTGTATTTCACAGTGTCCCAGCCCGGGGTGTCCACCACGGTGACGGTCCTTCCAGCCACCTCACCCTGCTTCTTCACACACATGCCTCCTTCACTCCGGAAGTTCTCTCTGCCCAGGATGGTTTTGGCTACTGTACTCTTCCCAGCTCCTACTCTCCCAAGCAGCAGGAGTCTAAGATCTGACTGGGGAGGAGGACCCCCTGCATCAGAGGGTAATAATCAGACACAAGCTCAGCACACAGTCTAACTAACACAATGTGTTTCAAACACACGCTGTAAAAAGGAAGGAATTATCGAAAAGTAATAGGCTGAACTGGAATTTACTTACCATAAACATTTGGGGAGCGTTCACTCGCCATTGCACAGGTGAGTAAACTTTGTTTTTATGTCGTCTCTCAGAGGTTACCTCTCACGCGCTGTTCTTTAGCTGCCTCGCATTGAAACACATTGACGCAGGTTAAATTAGGTCACCATGGTTTATACACTTAAAAAGTGTCCCATACCATTCACAATCATACACAATTTATGGAATATTACTATGCCTCTGTCATCGTCATTATCCTCTTCCACGTTATAGACGAGCTTAGAATGAGTTACAGCATGAATAAAGACAGCGATATGACTTCATCGTTCGTAAACACACTATGTACGTAGGAACAAGGAAGCGAAGGAACCAGTAACACAGGAATCCCAGGTATTAGCGATTACATTTTATAGTGATTACACATGCATTTTAA
Protein-coding sequences here:
- the LOC112263814 gene encoding GTPase IMAP family member 4 isoform X2 yields the protein MASERSPNVYGGPPPQSDLRLLLLGRVGAGKSTVAKTILGRENFRSEGGMCVKKQGEVAGRTVTVVDTPGWDTVKYTSTHIKQEIKNSVTLCPPGPHALLLVVPMGDPLSSAERKAIRYHMELLSVRAWKFTMVLFVSEAEEKCTSIEQNQMIDRAKSILVKCGDRHHLLECGNSPPQISELLIKIDAMVAENCEEFLIPQVYYELMEKMPREVTELRRMYEDREDRLKQKYKTELKEKEEELKKYREEEKPKERLMKRTSSSQLLPPSSLFSC
- the LOC112263814 gene encoding GTPase IMAP family member 4 isoform X1, which codes for MASERSPNVYGGPPPQSDLRLLLLGRVGAGKSTVAKTILGRENFRSEGGMCVKKQGEVAGRTVTVVDTPGWDTVKYTSTHIKQEIKNSVTLCPPGPHALLLVVPMGDPLSSAERKAIRYHMELLSVRAWKFTMVLFVSEAEEKCTSIEQNQMIDRAKSILVKCGDRHHLLECGNSPPQISELLIKIDAMVAENCEEFLIPQVYYELMEKMPREVTELRRMYEDREDRLKQKYKTELKEKEEELKKYREEEKPKERLMKRTSSSQLLPPSISTEKQDGSVMADHQKVDLQAVKQGYREEALSVVGHYVKPLIVIMTAVVGALMGAVAGAEHGTLGACIGIPIGIILAVLVSYAVRGAATAARDISITVKPEENESQRREERAGFFLDSPKSKIFDKDQ